The Porites lutea chromosome 11, jaPorLute2.1, whole genome shotgun sequence genome includes a region encoding these proteins:
- the LOC140952021 gene encoding L-gulonolactone oxidase-like, giving the protein MGNKIDCCYNTRWSYQCIFPCIRFCTYTGRRVWYNYDGSEMVQPLVHLYHPKATSVSSLPEAFHGIDDDEDIMDQMEQSGGLDAPGQIAAVCKYASDHGCTIRAVGTGSSWSRLTHTKDILVVMTDLNRILTKPGSYNDNEECVDIEVEAGKLVVDFVEELDKKHDRALNMMGNYAGQTVGGVANTSTHGSGIFSGTLSTLVVGLHLIISGGIQVKVRGGNETIQASKEKVDNAKYGDDPIEINSDDVLKACAVGLGSMGIVYSITYRCVPVYNLEEIRTLYQQTWTSIEDLEVPQIFAEMYRNQEEGEYFSFFVNPYPIGQGINKQIHMAYLKAKRTESSPTCSACCSCCCNCCGGRGIADIGCMQTDCTASCLQGCANCCPTCIPRLTNFGLSQFSLKKPYVQKWYNVLQFTKGNIHFKNLVPSFVSACMATAEWCLPLKDLNSALGTVIQVAQDYAHRHNQYSLLPIYVRLVKTDDLFLSPASKFRPDGSRTSEINCYIEVPFLPGAFGTEEFQEVVENKLFREFKARPHWGKNNRLNEMKIRALYDKEKLLKWIKVYKMFNKGECFDNQFTNKMGFNLFPHIDEQPTA; this is encoded by the exons ATGGGCAACAAAATTGATTGTTGTTACAACACGCGTTGGTCCTACCAATGTATCTTCCCTTGCATTCGTTTTTGCACATACACCGGGCGCCGAGTTTGGTACAACTACGACGGATCGGAGATGGTCCAGCCCCTCGTGCATCTCTACCACCCCAAAGCCACTAGCGTGAGCAGTTTGCCGGAAGCTTTTCACGGAATTGATGACGACGAAGATATTATGGATCAAATGGAGCAGTCCGGTG GCCTTGACGCCCCCGGTCAGATTGCCGCTGTATGCAAGTATGCGTCGGACCATGGCTGCACCATTCGTGCTGTTGGCACAGGCTCGTCATGGTCTCGTCTGACGCACACTAAAGACATACTTGTAGTCATGACAGATTTGAACAGGATACTGACAAAACCGGGGTCGTACAACGATAATGAGGAATGCGTTGACATCGAAGTCGAGGCGGGAAAGCTCGTTGTTGATTTTGTTGAGGAACTAGACAAGAAACATGACCGGGCGCTTAATATGATGGGGAATTACGCTGGCCAAACAGTGGGAGGTGTGGCGAACACTTCTACTCACGGATCAGGGATATTCAGTGGAACCTTG TCCACTTTAGTAGTGGGCCTTCATTTAATCATATCTGGCGGAATCCAAGTGAAGGTGCGTGGCGGAAACGAAACCATACAAGCCAGCAAAGAAAAGGTTGACAACGCCAAATATGGGGATGACCCAATCGAGATAAACAGTGATGACGTCCTGAAGGCCTGTGCAGTGGGACTTGGTTCTATGGGAATAGTTTACTCCATAACATACCGTTGTGTTCCCGTGTACAATCTGGAGGAAATCAGAACCTTGTATCAACAAACCTGGACTTCAATAGAAGATTTAGAGGTCCCTCAAATCTTTGCTGAAATGTATAGAAACCAAGAGGAAGGAGAATACTTCTCGTTTTTTGTAAATCCATACCCAATAGGACAAGG GATAAACAAGCAGATCCACATGGCCTACTTGAAAGCCAAGAGAACAGAGAGTTCGCCCACGTGTTCTGCTTGCTGCTCATGCTGTTGCAATTGTTGTGGAGGTAGAGGAATAGCTGATATAGGCTGCATGCAGACAGACTGCACGGCTTCTTGTCTCCAGGGGTGCGCCAATTGTTGCCCGACCTGCATTCCACGACTCACCAATTTTGGACTGTCCCAGTTCTCGCTCAAAAAGCCGTATGTGCAAAAGTGGTACAACGTGTTACAGTTCACGAAAGGCAATATTCA TTTTAAAAATCTTGttccttcttttgtttcagcGTGCATGGCCACCGCGGAATGGTGTTTGCCTTTGAAGGACCTGAACAGTGCCTTGGGTACGGTCATACAGGTGGCTCAAGATTACGCACACAGGCACAATCAGTACTCTTTGCTACCTATATATGTGAGACTAGTGAAGACGGATGATCTGTTTTTGAGCCCGGCGAGCAAGTTTAGACCTGACGGAAGCCGTACCAGTGAAATTAACTGCTATATTGAG GTACCATTCCTCCCCGGAGCTTTCGGAACTGAAGAGTTTCAAGAGGTGGTGGAAAACAAACTCTTTAGAGAATTCAAGGCAAGACCACACTGGGGAAAGAATAACCGGCTTAACGAAATGAAGATACGCGCTCTCTACGACAAGGAGAAGTTGCTCAAGTGGATAAAAGTGTACAAGATGTTCAACAAGGGAGAGTGTTTTGACAATCAGTTTACCAACAAAATGggttttaatttgtttcctcATATCGACGAACAGCCAACTGCCTAG